The Microbacterium trichothecenolyticum sequence TTCGGACGCGTGGGCGGCGACGAGGAGCTTCACCCCTCCATTGTCGTGGATGGCATGCAGATCCCGTCGCATCGCCCGGCTGTGATGCTGAGGATGCCGAGAGCGCGGCACTCCGAAGGGAGGGGTCCCGCGCGTCGCGCCGGGCCTCTCGGCGGCCTCAGTCCTGCGCGGCCTCCGACGCGTGCGACAGACGCGAGAGTTCGTCGTCGCTGAGATCGAGAGTGGCGCTGGCCAGCAGGTCGGCGACCTGCTCGACGCGCGAGGCGCTGGCGATGGGGGCGGCCACCGTCGGCTGTGCGCGAAGCCACGCGAGCGCCGTGGTGGCGATGGAGGCGCCGTGCGCGTTCCCGACCTCCTCGAGCGCATCGATCAGCGCGAGGCCGGCCGGGGTGGCGAGCTTCGCGGCACCGGCGGCGCGTGGCGAGTCGCTCGTGGCATCCGGGGCGCGGTACTTGCCGGTGAGGAATCCGCTCGCGAGGGCGTAGTAGGGCACGAGAGACATGCTGTACTGCTCCGCCACGGGGACGATCTCGGCCTCGACCTCGTCGCGGTGCACGAGGTTGTAGTGCGGTTGGATCGCCACCGGAAGGTCTGCGCCCGACGCCTCGGCGAGAGAGATCCACGCGCGGATGCGCTCGGCCGTGTAGTTCGACACGGCGACATACCGCACGAGACCGTCGGTCACCAGATCGGCGAAGGCGGCGACGGTCTCTTCGAGGGGTGTGTCGGCGTCGTCGAAATGGGCGTAGTACAGATCGATGGCGTCGACACCGAGGCGCTGCAGCGACGCCTCGGCCGCCGCGCGCACGTTCGAGGCGGACAGGCCGCGGAAATCGGGGTGCGTGCTCACCTTGGTGGCGATCACGAGGTTCGACGGCTTTCGGGAGGCGAGCCATTCGCCGATGAGGGTCTCGCTCTCGCCGCCCGAGTTGCCGGGGGCCCAGGCGCTGTAGCCGTCGGCGGTGTCGATGAAGTTCCCGCCGC is a genomic window containing:
- a CDS encoding aldo/keto reductase — encoded protein: MTRIGRSDLDILPLSLGGNVFGWTADRETSFAVLDAFHDGGGNFIDTADGYSAWAPGNSGGESETLIGEWLASRKPSNLVIATKVSTHPDFRGLSASNVRAAAEASLQRLGVDAIDLYYAHFDDADTPLEETVAAFADLVTDGLVRYVAVSNYTAERIRAWISLAEASGADLPVAIQPHYNLVHRDEVEAEIVPVAEQYSMSLVPYYALASGFLTGKYRAPDATSDSPRAAGAAKLATPAGLALIDALEEVGNAHGASIATTALAWLRAQPTVAAPIASASRVEQVADLLASATLDLSDDELSRLSHASEAAQD